The following is a genomic window from Collimonas fungivorans Ter331.
GTGATCTGTTACCGGCTTCCTGATCGTCCGACCATTGAGGACATGGAAGCTATCGGCATTGGGTCTGACAAGCTTGATGAGGCTACGTATGGCCTTGTGGTGCTCGATGAAATGGCTACGTGGATGAATTCTCGGTCTTGGGCTGACAAAGGCCGTCAGGCGCTTCTAGACTGGTTTGTGCATTCTCGAAAAATGCGGTGGGATTCGTACATGCTATGCCAGTCGCCAAATCAGATTGATAAGCAGGTGCGTGAATCGCTGGTTGAGCAAACTGTGGCTTGTAAGCGCCTGGACAAAATTAGGATTCCATTTCTTGGTGCGTTGACGAAGCATTTTTTCGGTGTCGAGCTTAGGGCGCCAAAAATCCATCTAGCCATCGTGAAGTACGGTGTCGGTAACGACGCTGTGTTGAGTGACCGTTGGACATATCGCGGCAAGAATCTGTATGCGGCTTACGATACCGAGCAAAAATTTAGTCCTACTTATTCGGATGGTATTTTTTCTTACCTGTCGCCGTGGCATGTTGCTGGTCGCTACTGCAAGCTTTCGATGGGGTGGCGTGACTACATCAAGCGTTTCTTTAATCCGGCGCCTTCAAGGCTTCCTGCTAAGCCTTTGCATCCAGTTGCGCGGCTTGTGTCGCAATTGCCTGCCTCTGAACGTGTGCGGCATTTTCAACGGTTGGAACAATTGGGGGCTTTCAAATGATGGATTCAGATGACGTGAAATTTGTGTTTCGTACTTGGCTTTTGCTGGTGCTGATGGCCTGTCTTGTTGGCGTTGCCTTTGCTGATGAGCTGCCGGCCGATTTGCCCGAAGTGCCTGTTAAGGCTGTGGCGAAGGAAAAGCCTAAGGGGGATACACTTCGCGTTGAAAAGGTCAGCAGGCCATTGAGTGATCAGACTATGATGCCTGAGCAGCTGCTTGTTTATCTCAGCTCTAAGCGCTCTTTTGCGCCGGCTCCTGGCTGTATGCCTAACGGTTTTTTGACATGCCAAGGGCAGGGCGCTCATGTTGACGGCGTGCCGGCAGCAACAGATGAGGGGCGTTATCGTCCTCGCCCTGGAACTATTCGCGGGTATCACGAATAAATGTGACGTACCAGGTGTGACTAACCCTGGACAAGTCACAGTAGCTCGGTCACAATGAGACATGGAAAATTCAATCTCGCAAGCTGATTTCGCTTTCTGTGACCCATCGATCGTGACTCGGCGCCGGCAGGTCACTCCAGCTCAGTCACAGCTGGTCTTGTCCATATTTCCCGGTATCGATCTTTTTGGCCTCGGCTTCGAACAAGAAGGCTTTCCAGTCGTACGCGGTCCCGATCCTCTCTTTGGTGGTGATATTCGCGCTTTTACTATCCCCGGCGGCAAGTTTGACGGCATCATTGGTGGCCCCCCATGTCCTGATTTTTCGAAAGCACGCAGATCTGCCCCTACCGGCTACGGTCTCGAAATGATTGGCGAATACGTTAGGGTTGTCACTCAGGGGCAGCCGATGTGGTGGTTGATGGAGAATGTTCCAGGCGTGCCTGATGTTCGCATTGAGGGTTATTCACACCAGCGGATTGATCTGAATGCCCGTGAGGTCGGTCTGGATCAGAACCGGCATCGGCATTTCCAGTTTGGGCATCGTGACGGTTTGCTGATTTCTATCGACAGGGGTGCAAAATCGACTCTATTTGAGCCGTGTTGCACGGCATCGGAGGGGAGTCAGATAGGGCGCAGGGACTGGGACAAATTCTGCCGCCTTCAAGGGTTGAAGGGCGCTCTTCAACTTGACCAGTTGACGCTGTCGGGCAGGTATCGTGCTGTTGGTAATGCTGTGCCGTTGCCTATGTCTCGCGCTCTGGCACGTGCAATTTTGAATGCTCAGTCTCCTAATGACGTTCGGTTGTGCGGGTGCGGCTGCGGACGGCCCGTTGTCGGCAAGTCGGTATATGCCATTCCTGCCTGTCGCAAGCGCATGTCTCGCCGAAGTGTGAC
Proteins encoded in this region:
- a CDS encoding zonular occludens toxin domain-containing protein produces the protein MADYLVYGKKGSGKSLVVVGRIKDALLAGKKVATNLNLKLDKLLPIGTRGVICYRLPDRPTIEDMEAIGIGSDKLDEATYGLVVLDEMATWMNSRSWADKGRQALLDWFVHSRKMRWDSYMLCQSPNQIDKQVRESLVEQTVACKRLDKIRIPFLGALTKHFFGVELRAPKIHLAIVKYGVGNDAVLSDRWTYRGKNLYAAYDTEQKFSPTYSDGIFSYLSPWHVAGRYCKLSMGWRDYIKRFFNPAPSRLPAKPLHPVARLVSQLPASERVRHFQRLEQLGAFK
- a CDS encoding DNA cytosine methyltransferase, whose protein sequence is MENSISQADFAFCDPSIVTRRRQVTPAQSQLVLSIFPGIDLFGLGFEQEGFPVVRGPDPLFGGDIRAFTIPGGKFDGIIGGPPCPDFSKARRSAPTGYGLEMIGEYVRVVTQGQPMWWLMENVPGVPDVRIEGYSHQRIDLNAREVGLDQNRHRHFQFGHRDGLLISIDRGAKSTLFEPCCTASEGSQIGRRDWDKFCRLQGLKGALQLDQLTLSGRYRAVGNAVPLPMSRALARAILNAQSPNDVRLCGCGCGRPVVGKSVYAIPACRKRMSRRSVTDQAQLVSAESL